A genomic segment from Aegilops tauschii subsp. strangulata cultivar AL8/78 chromosome 1, Aet v6.0, whole genome shotgun sequence encodes:
- the LOC109752152 gene encoding uncharacterized protein: protein MEKQFLGLELQHVPRGTNKEADDIAKRASKRQLQELGVFEERLFKPLAAPPAGVPTPPQEELPPPPTSGAPACGPTSGARLLLVLEPQEGCWTEEFKVYLLQGTLPEKEEDAERGTRQATTYCMQDDELYRKRPNDVSLRCISREQGCELLTDIQGGDCGHHSSSRTLVGKAFRSGFYWPTTLNNATELVRSCEAC, encoded by the coding sequence ATGGAGAAACAATTCTTGGGCCTAGAGCTGCAGCACGTACCTCGCGGCacgaacaaggaagccgacgataTCGCTAAGAGGGCGTCCAAACGCCAGCTGCAGGAGCtcggcgtcttcgaggagcgacTCTTCAAGCCTTTAGCAGCCCCTCCGGCTGGGGTGCCAACACCGCCTCAGGAGGAGCTTCCCCCGCCACCAACCTCGGGAGCCCccgcctgcggcccgacctcaggagcacgCCTGCTCCTCGTGCTCGAGCCTCAGGAAGGGTGCTGGACCGAAGAATTCAAGGTGTACCTGCTACAAGGAaccctgccggagaaggaggaagacgcgGAGCGCGGGACTCGGCAGGCCACAACCTACTGCATGCAGGATGATGAGCTATACCGAAAACGACCAAAcgatgtttccttgcgatgcatctccagggagcaggggtgCGAGCTGTTAACCGACATACAGGGTGGGGACTGCGGACATCACTCGTCATCGCGCACCTTggtgggcaaggcgttccgcagcggattctactggcccacgacaCTCAACAACGCAACCGAGCTGGTGAGATCTTGTGAAGCCTGCTAG